The Phoenix dactylifera cultivar Barhee BC4 chromosome 12, palm_55x_up_171113_PBpolish2nd_filt_p, whole genome shotgun sequence genome includes the window ACTCGGGGTCCCCCTCATCCACTGGGAGACAAATGTTATTCTTGGTCAATATCTCACATTCCTGTGAAGTGTGTAGGGAAGTTTGGCTTTAGAGCATTTTTTTTCCAATCAGAGCTTGTTCTCACCGCTCATACCCTGTTGTATTGTGATGACTTGAATGCTCATccattctgtttttttttgaacACGCAAGCACATTAAAAATAGTTCATTGCTTATTTCCTCTTACTTGCTTCTTCCCCTAAATTTAGCCTACTAAATAGTTCACAGATTTCTTGGTGAAATTCCATTGGATCATGAATTCTTAATAGTTACTAGACAAACTATAGCTGCATGGTTCACTTGCTTTGTGAGTGGCTCAAGCTGGCAAAGATATTCTTATTATATGTTCGTTAGATAATTTATGACTGCACATGCATTGCAAATCTACAAGTACATGCATGGTAAATCAAAGTACTGTATACACATTATAGTGAAGGGTAATGGACAGTTAAACTTGGAAGAGTGGTTATTGCATGCCTGTACTTTCTTTGGAAGTTACAGAATCAATTCTATTTTATTCATTTGCAGTTGTGAAGGATTTGAAATATGCCGACACGCATGAGTGGGTTAAAGTTGACGGTACTTCTGCAACAGTTGGAATAACAGACCATGCTCAGGTTTTATACTTGATCAGTTTTATCATGCAAGCACAATGCTTTTTCGATTTCTAATTGTTTGAGTAACATAACATCAACCAAGATACTGTTATTTAACTCATCACTTCGGGCCAAGTTGCCAAGTTTAGCTGTGGTATAGGAATATTTTCTTTGTTCATCTTGATAGAGTAGCGCTCTCCACTGTGCTCCAAAAGAGTTGAAGTTTGCTGCTTATTAGCTAATTTTCCTATTTCTATCAAGTTCAACATAACTCATAAATGGTTTTTGGTTCGTTATTTTACTAAACTCAATTTATGCTGTTTTGTTTTCAGGACCACTTGGGTGATGTTGTGTATGTGGAATTGCCTGAAGTTGGCACCAATGTGACACAGGGAAAGAATTTCGGAGCAGTTGAGAGTGTCAAGGCTACTAGTGACATCAATTCTCCCATTTCCGGAGAAGTAGTTGAAGTTAACACTGAGCTAAATAGCTCTCCTGGATTGGTATGTGTTGCCTGACagccatttttattgatgaattTGATGGAATTCTCACTTAGTTTACCATTTTCATGGCAAATGAGCCCTACTCAAGCTACCTTCTTCACAACCTTGTCTTGTCCAGTTCTAACCTATCTTCTTATAACATCTAAGGAATTGCTTTCTCCTTTTTATGTTGTATAGAATGCATAATCACATCCAACTGAGACTTACTAGGCATTTGTAAGATCTTTGTTAACTTGACCATTAAACTATAATCATAATTTAGAATTGGTACTTGATAGTAAATCGTTtattcaaccttcttcttccattCTTTGTTGTACCATTTGTACATGACAGGCTTCATGATGtttttttctagtttttcaACGGGAGGCATTGAAAAGGAAAATCAACTTTATGTTCTCTAGTTGTCTGCTAAAATTTGTAGGGGACTAAGTTTCAGATCTCTCCTTGATTTCCTTGCATCTGATACCTTTGTATTTTATGTTTATCTTCTTAGATATCTGGACATGTAAGTAGGAGAGGTTCTTATCCCGTGTTTAGGTGACATATCCCACTTAAAATAGTTTCTAGATTTTAGGACATTTTC containing:
- the LOC103713180 gene encoding glycine cleavage system H protein 2, mitochondrial, yielding MAARLLWASRVASYLRISTFPRGFASVVKDLKYADTHEWVKVDGTSATVGITDHAQDHLGDVVYVELPEVGTNVTQGKNFGAVESVKATSDINSPISGEVVEVNTELNSSPGLVNASAYDDGWIIKVKMSDAGELDSLMDSDRYAKFCEEEDAKH